AGGGCGGCCAGGGGCACCACCACCCCCCGCCGGCGGACCAGGGCGGCGAGCCCTCCGGGGGAGAGGAGGCGGTGGACGAGGAGGAGGAAGAGGGCCTCCAGAAACCAGGCGTAGGCCCCCAGGCCCAGGGTGTACCGCCTTAAGGGGAGGCGGCGGGGGGAGACCCCCTGGGCCAGGGCCTCGGCGTTCACCGCCTGGACGCTGGCGTAGAAGAGGAAGGCGGTCAGGGCGAAGAGGAGGAGGCCCGAGACGGAAAGGAAGAGGAGGAGGGGCCTGGGGTTCTTGAGGAAGGCGGCCAGGAAGACCAAAAGGACCCAGGCCAAGAAGGCGTAGCCCAGGACCAGCCAGTCCGCCCGGTAGGCCTCGGGGAGGCTTCCCGGGGGGACCAGGCTCCCGAAGGGGTTCAGCAGGGCCCCCTCACCCCCGAACTGCCGGTTGGGCACGGCCCAGGGGGCCAGGTACCCAAGGGCGAGGGTGAGGAGGGCCGAGGCGAGTAGGGCGTAGCGGTACGCGGCTAACACGCGCCCATTTTACGGGGTCCGGGTACCTCGTGGCCCTCAGTCTTCCCGGCCTTCCTGGCGCCGGCGGTAGCCCTCGATGTTCCTCTGGCGGGCCCGGGCGATGCCCAAAGCCTCGTCCGGCACCTCGTGGGTGATGACGCTCCCCGCCCCCACGAGGGCCCGCCGGCCCACCCGCACCGGGGCCACCAGGACCGCGTTGGAGCCCACAAAGGCCTCCTCGCCGATCTCGGTCCGGTGCTTGCGCTTCCCGTCGTAGTTGGCGGTGATCACCCCCGCGCCGATGTTGGCCCCGGCCCCCACCTCCGCGTCCCCCAGGTAGGCCAGGTGGCCCGCCTTCACCCCGGGGTGGAGGACGGAGTTCTTCACCTCCACGAAGTTCCCCACGTGCGCCCCCTCCTTCAGGACCGCCCCGGGCCGGAGGCGGGCGAAGGGGCCGGCGTCGGCCCCGGCCTCGAGCCGGGCCCCCTGGGCCACGGTGTGGGGAAGGACCCGGGCCCCCGGCTCCAAAACGGTGTCCTCCAAAACCGCGTAGGCCCCCACCTCGCACCCCTCCCCCACCCGGGTTTTGCCCTTCAGGACCACCCCGGGCCACAGGGTCACGTCCGGGGCCAGCTCCACCGTGGGCTCGAGGTAGACCGTCTCCGGCAGGATCATCCGCACCCCCTCCTCCATCCAGCGCCGCCTAAGGCGGCCCAGGAGGACCGCCTCCACCTCAGCGAGCTGGGCCCGGGTGTTTACCCCCAGGGCCTCCTGGGGGTCCTCCAACCGGATGGCCGCCACCTTCCGCCCCTCCTTCCGGTAGAGGGCGATGAGGTCGGGCAGGTAGTACTCCCCGCTTCGGTTTTCGTTCCGGACCTCCTTCAAAAGTCGGAAGACCTCCCGGTCAAAGGCGTAAGCCCCGGCGTTGACCTCCCGGATCCGCCGCACCTCCTCCGAGGCGTCCTTCTCCTCCACGCTCATTAGGACCTCCTCCCCTTGGCGGAGGATGCGGCCGTAGCCCGTGGGGTCGGGAAGCTCCATGGTGAGGAGGGCCATCCCCGCCCCGGCCTTAAGGGGCTCCAGGAGGCGGAGGAGGGTCTCGGGGCGGAGGAGGGGGGTGTCCCCCTGGGTGACCAGGATGGGACCGGGAAACCCCTCCAAAAGAGGACCGGCCACCGAAAGGGCGTGGGCGGTGCCCAGCTGGGCCTCCTGGTGGGCGACCTCCACCGGATAGCCCGAAAGGGCCCGCTCCACCTCCTCCCGGCCGTGGCCTAGGACCACCACCACCCGCTCGGGCCGGGTGGCCAAGGCGGCCTCCACCCCATAAAGGAGCATGGGCCGGCCCAAAAGGGGGTGCAAAACCTTGGGAAGGCGGGACTTCATGCGGGTGCCAAGCCCCGCGGCCAGGATGACCACCGCGTGCGCCATCTTCACCTCCTCTTGCCCTCTTTTGGCTTTTGCAAGCCCTCGGCCTGGGACCCCAGGCGGCGGAGCATGTACCAGGCCAGGAGGATCAGGGGGATGGAGAAGATCTGGGTGGCGGTGAAGAGCCCGATGCCCAGCTTCTCGTTCACGTAGACGGGAAGCCAGAGGGGGTTGAGCCGGAAGGGCTCCTCGAGCACCGAGCGAAGCAGGCTATACCAGAGGACGAACTGCCAGAAGGCGTAGCCCGGAAAAGGCCTCTTCCTGAGCCAATAGAGGGCCAGGAAGAAGAGGATCACCCCCACCAGGGCCCCGTAGACCTGGGTCAGGTGGACCGGCCCCCGCACCAGGGTCTCGCACCGGTAGATCTCGCTGATGTCCGAGATGCCGGGGCAGACCCCCGGGAAGCCCCGGGCCCACTCCGGCCAGGTGAAGCCAATGGGCAAGGTGGTGAGCCGCCCCACGGTGTCCGAGCCGTTCATCAGGTTGCCGATGCGGCCCGCCACGATCCCCAGGGCCACCCCCGGGGTGGCCGCGTCCAGGTAGGGGTGGAGGGGAAGGCCGTACCTCCGGTGGTAGTAGTAGAAGACCAAAGCCCCGAAGAGAACGGCCCCATGGAAGGAAAGCCCCCCCTGCCAGATGTACAGGGCCGAGATGGGGTCCTGTGCGAACTCCTTCCAGGAGGTGAGGACGTAAAGGAGGCGCGCCCCCACCACCCCCCAGACCACCGCCCAAAAGGCCACGGTCTCAAACCGCTCCGCGTCCAGCCCCCAGGCCCTAAGCCGCCTCTTGGCCATCTCAAAGGCCACGAAGATGGCCAGGGTGATGAGGAAGCCGTACCAGCGGATGGCCAAGGGGCCGATCTGGATCATTACGGGGTCCATCCGTCCTCCAAAAGGCGGGCAAGCTCCGCCAGGCTCCGTTCGTCAAACACGCCTTCCAAGACCACCCTCCCCTCCCACAGGAGGACGGGGACGCGGAAGGTATATAGCCTCCTGAGCTCCGGATCCCGGTCCACGTCCTCCCGGACATAGGGGATGCCTAGGCTCCACAAGGCCCGCTCGGCCTTCTCGCAAAGCCCGCACCCCTCCCTGGTGACCAGCGTGAACGCCATCCCCCCCAAGATACCTCACGGCATCAGAAGATGCTCCGCAGGACCAGAAGCCCCATGCCCAGGTGGAGGACCGCCTTGCCCAGGACCCCTCCGGCCATGCCCACCAGGGTGCCCCAGGCGGCCCGGAGCGCCTCCAGGGGCTTCCTGCCCGAGAGGTACTCAAAGAGGAAGGCCAGGAGGAAGGGGAGGACCAAGACCCCCACCACCCCCAGGAAGAGGCCCAGGAGGCCGCCCAGAAACGCCCCCCAAAGCCCGGCCCGCCCCGCCCCGTACCGCCGGGCCCCCCAGAGCTGGGCCAGGTTGTCCAAAAGGAGGGCCAGAAGGCCCAAGACCCCCAGGCCCAGCCAGACCCCTAAGGAGAGCTCCTTAAACCCCACGAGCAGCTCGTGCACAAAGGCCCCCAGCAGGACGATCAGGGTGGCGGGCACGAAGGGAAGGAAGGTGAGGAGGACCCCCGCGAGCCAGAGGGCCACGAAGAGCCAGTCAGCCAAGGCGTCCATAGGAGCCACTCTAGGGGGAGGCCGGATGAGAAGGGCAAGGGACATCTGTACGGGGGAGTTCCCCTAGCATAAGGGGTATGACGTTCTCGGTCCTGAAGGAAGAGGGAACCGGCCTCCTCCCGGAGCGCCGGGTGGCCCTCACCCCCTTGGGGGTGGGGGAGTTGGTCCGCGCCGGGGCGAGGGTCTACGTGGAAAAGGGCGCGGGGCTAGGGGCGGGCTTCTCCGACGAGGAGTACGAGGCGGCCGGGGCCCGGGTGGTCTACACCCGGGAGGAGGCCCTGGGCCGGGGAGAGGTCCTCCTGCGGGTGAGCCGGCCGAGCCTGGCCGAGGCGGAGGCCCTGCCCCCGGGCCGGATCCTGATGGGCTTCTTGCACCTGGCGGTGGCGGAGAGCCGGCTTCTGGAGGTCTTCAAGGAGAAGGACCTGCGGGCGGTGGGCTATGAGCTCATCGGGGAGGAGCGGCCCATCCTCAGGGCCATGAGCGAGATCGCGGGGCGGCTTTCCCCCCAGATCGCGGGGCGGCTTCTGGAAAGCCCCGAGGGGCCGGGCATCCTCCTCTCGGGCCTGGCGGGCATCCCCCCGGCGGAGGTGGTGATCCTGGGGGCGGGGGTGCTGGGCCGGGCAGCGGCCCGGAGCTTTTTGGGCCTGGGGGCCTCGGTCTACCTCCTGGACAAGGACCTGCGGGCCCTCGAGGCCGCCCACCGGGAGGCGCCGGGGGCGGTAACCGCCCTCCTCACCCAGGCCCGCCTCGAGCGCTACGTGGGCTTCGCCAACGTCCTGATCGGGGCGGTGGCGGTGCCCGGGGAGAGGACCCCGGTCCTCCTGAGCCGCGCCCTTTTGGAAAAGGCCCGGCCCGGGACGGTCCTCCTGGACTTCAGCATTGACCAAGGCGGGGTGGCGGAGACCAGCCGCCCCGGGGTGTACAAGGAAGCGGGGGTCCTGCACTTCGCCCTGCCCAACGTCCCCGCCCTGGTGGCCCGCACCGCCAGCCACGCCCTGACCATGACCCTCCTGCCCTATCTGCTCGAGCTCATTCACAAGCCCCTGGAGGAAATCCCCGCCCTGGCGCGGGGCCTGGGAGGTGAAGCGTGAACTACCGGAAGAAACTCACCCACCCGGAGGACGCGGCCCGGCTCATCCAGAGCGGCTTCCGGGTCTTCGTCTCGGGCAACGCCGCCACCCCCACCCCCATCCTGGAGGCCCTGGCAGCCCGGAGGGAGGAGCTTTGGAACGTGGAGCTGGTCCACCTGCTCCAGATGGGGCACGACCCCTTCGCGGGGCCCGAGATGGAGGGGCACTTCCGCAGGCGCTCCCTCTTCGTGGGCCCCGCCGACCGGGAGGCGGTGAACCAGGGCCGGGCGGACTACGTGCCCATCATGCTCCACCAGGTGCCCTGGCTCTTCAAGCGGGGGCTTCTGCCCCTGGACGCGGCCATCGTCCAGGTCTCCCCGCCGGACGAGCACGGGTTCTGCTCCTTAGGGGTGGAGGTGATCGCCAGCAAGGCGGCCATAGAGGCGGCCCGGATCGTGATCGCCATGGTCAACCCTCGGATGCCCCGCACCCTGGGGGACACCTTCGTCCACGTCTCCCGCTTCACCGCCATCGTGGAGATGGACTACCCCCTGCCCGAGCTCAAGCGGGAGGGGTTCGGGGAGGTGGAGCGGAGGATCGGGGAGCACGTGGCGGGCCTCATAGAGGACGGGGCCACCTTGCAGATGGGCATCGGGGCCATCCCGGACGCGGTCTTGGCCAGCCTCGAGGGCCGGCGCGACCTGGGCATCCACACCGAGATGATCTCCGACGGGGTGCTGGAGGCCCTGGAGAAGGGGCTGATCACCGGGAGCAAGAAGACCCTCCACCCTGGGAAGATCATCGGCACCTTCGCCCTGGGCTCGGAAAGGCTCTACCGGTTCATCCACGACAACCCCCTGTTTGAGCTCCACCCCACGGACTACGTGAACGACCCCTTCGTCATCGCCCAGAACCGGAAGATGGTGGCCATCAACTCGGCCATAGAGGTGGACCTGACGGGCCAGGTGGTGGCCGACTCCATCGGCACCCGCATCTACTCCGGCTTCGGGGGCCAGCTGGACTTCATCCGGGGCGCGGCCCGGAGCGAGGGGGGCCGGCCCATCATCGCCCTCCCCTCCACCGCCAAGGGGCAGAGCCGGATCGTCCCCTTGCTGAAGCCGGGAGCAGGGGTGGTGACCACCCGGGCGGACGTGCACTACGTGGTCACGGAGTACGGCGTGGCCGAGCTCTTCGGCCGCTCCTTGCGGGAGCGGGCCCTGGCCCTCATCGCCATCGCCCACCCCGACCACCGGGAGGCCCTGATGGAGGCCGCTTGGGAGCGGCGGCTCATCCCCAGAAGCTACCCCGGGGCGCTTGACAAACCCAAAGGCTAGGCCCTTATATGGGGGCGATGCCGAACCCTTCCCGGCCGCGCAAGGAAAAAGGGGTGGGCCCCGCCCGGACCCTGGTGGTGGTGGAGTCGCCGGCCAAGGCCAAAAGCCTCTCCAAGATGCTCGGGGACGGGTTTGAGGTGCGGGCCAGCAAGGGGCACGTGGCCGACCTCCCCGAACGCACCCTGGGGGTGGACGTGGAGCGCGACTTCGCCCCCACCTACGAGGTGAAGAAGGAGAAGAAGGAGGTGGTGGAGGAGCTGAAGAAGGCCGCCCGGGGGAAACGGGTCCTGATCGCCACCGACCCCGACCGGGAAGGGGAGGCCATCGGCTGGCACCTGGCCCGCCTCCTGGGATTGGACCCGCAGGAGCCCTTGCGGGTGGAGTTCCACGAGATCACGCCCAAGGTGGTCCGCCAGGCGGTCCAGGCCCCCCGGCCCATCAACCAGAACCTGGTGGACGCCCAGCAGGCGAGGCGGGTCCTGGACCGGCTTCTGGGGTACAACCTCTCCCCCCTCCTCTCCCTCGAGTTCCGCAAACGGGCCCTCTCCGCGGGCCGGGTGCAGAGCGTGGCCCTGAGGCTCGTGGTGGAGCGGGAGGAGGAGATCGAGGCCTTCCGCCCCGAGGTCTACCACCTGGTCCTGGGCCGGTTCCGGGTGGAGGGCCAGGATGTAGAGGTGGAGGCCCGCCTCCAGGAGGTCCGGGGCCAGCGGCTTTGGCTCGGGGAGGGGGAGAAGGAGGGAAAGCTCCACCTGAAGGAGGAGGCCCAGGTCCAGGCGCTCCTTTCCGAGCTGGCCCGGGCCTCCTACCGGGTTGGGAAGGTGGAGGTGAAGGAGCGGCGCAAGTCCCCCCCGCCCCCCTTCACCACCTCCACCCTCCAGCAGGCGGCCAGCAGCCGCCTGGGCTACACCGCCAGCCGCACCATGCGCATCGCCCAGCGCCTCTACGAGGGGGTGGACCTGCCGGAGGGGACGGTGGGCCTCATCACCTACATGCGCACGGACTCGGTCCGGGTCTCCCCCGAGGCGGTGGAGCGGGCGCGGGAGGTGATCGGCCAGGTCTTCGGGCGGGAGTTCCTCCCGGAGGCCCCCCGGGCCTACCGGAACAAGAAGGCCGGGGTGCAGGACGCCCACGAGGCCATCCGCCCCACCGACCCGGCCCGCACCCCGGAGGCGGTGCGGAAGTACCTCTCGGAGGAGGAGTACCGGCTTTACGACCTGATCTGGCGCCGCTTCCTGGCGAGCCAAATGAAGGACGCCCTCTACGAGACCACCTCCGCCCTCCTCCCCTCCTTGGACGGGGCCTTCGTCTTCCGGGCCTCGGGCTCGGTCCTGAAGTTCGAGGGCTACCTCCGGGCCTGGGGGCGGGGGGCAGAAGAGGCTTCCCCCGAGGAGGAACCCCCCCTTCCCCCCCTGCTCGAGGGAAGCCCGGCCCGGCTCCTCGAGGCCCGGGCGGAGAGGAAGACCACCGAGCCCCCCCCGCGCTACACCGACGCCACCCTGGTCAAAACCCTGGAAGAGCTGGGCATCGGGAGGCCCTCCACCTACGCCCCCACCCTGGAGACCCTGGAGAAGCGCGCCTACATCCGGCGGCAGGGCCGGACCCTCTTCCCCACCCCCCTGGGCCGGGAGGTGGTCGGGTACCTCCGCGCCCACTTCCCCCGGGTGGTGGCCTACGACTTCACCGCCCAGATGGAGGACCGGCTGGACGAGGTGGAGGAGGGCCGGGCGGTCTGGCCCCGGGTGGTCTGGGAGTTCTACGCCCCCTTCCTGGAGGAGCTTTCCCAGGTGCCCAAGAAGACCTGCCCCAGGTGCGGCAGGCCCCTGGAGCTCAAGGTGAGCCGGTACGGGCAGTTCCTGGGCTGCACCGGCTACCCCGAGTGCACCTACACCGAGCCTTTGGAGAAGCGGGAGAGCGAGCCCTTGGAGGAGGCCTGCCCCAAGTGCGGCAGGCCCCTGGTGCGCAAGACCGGGCGGTACGGCCGCTTCATCGCCTGCTCCGGCTACCCGGAGTGCGACTACACCCGGGACGAGGCCCCCTCCACCGGCATCCTTTGCCCCAAGTGCAAGAAGGGGGAGGTCCTGGAGAAGCGGAGCAAGCGGGGCAAGCCCTACTACCGCTGCAGCGAGAAGGGATGCGACTTCCTCTCCTTCTACCCCCTCCTGCCGGAGGCCTGCCCCAAGTGCGGCTGGAACCTGGTCCAGAAGGGCAAGGCCAAGGCTTGCTCCAATCCGGACTGCCCGGACTACGCGGGCCCTTCCCGGGAAAGGAAGCAGGGCCCCGAAAAGCCCCGGGACTGGAAGGACCTGCTGGCCTTCAAGGACCGGCTGGACTCTAAGGAGCGGGCGGTCCTGGAGAAGGTGGACTCCGGCTCCCCCCTGACGCAAGAGGAGGAGGCCCTCTTCAAGAAGGCCCTCTTCAAGCTCCGCATGGCCAAGGGCCGGGCCCAGAAGATGAAAGCGTGATACCACCCCAGCTTGGCTTGCGCCAAGCTGGGGGCCCCGGTAAAGCCTTTCCCAAGCCTCCCGACGGAACCGCGCATGCGAAGGAAACGGCAGAAAAGGGTATGATCCTAAGCCTGGTCCAGAAAGGAAGCTCGGGATGAAACTTCACTTGAAGCGGCTCGCCAAGGAGAAGGAGGTGCGCTTCCCCGGGGTGGAGCACCTCCGGGTCTACGAGGCCCGGGAGAGGGAGGAGCGGACGGGGGAGTTCGTCTACGTGGTGCTGGAGGGGGAGGTGGTCATTGACCTCCCGGACGGGCGGTACCTTCACCTGCGCCCCTTTGAGGCCGCTCACCTAACGGGGCCTCACCTCCTCCTTCCCGTGGAGCGGGCCCTCCTTCTGGAGATTCGGGCGTAGGCCCCACCAGGTAGACCGCCCCCCAGGGCCGGTAGGTGCTCCGCAGGGTTTCCTTCCGTTCCTTCCCGTCCCGGTAGCGGACCGTCCGCTTCCAGACCACCGTCATCCCCTCGGCGGCGAAGTCCACCTGCTTGACCGCGCCGGGGGGAAGGCTGGGGTCAAGGATGCGCCGCTCGGGCAGGGGGGGCTTGCGGTCCGTGATGGTGGGCCCCTCGAGGCGGACCTCCCGGTCCTTGGTCCCGAAGAGGTGGAAGCGGAGCTTCGTCCCCTGGACCGAGACCTGGATGTAGAGGTGGCCCGGGGTGTCGTTGGCAAAGCGGAAGTCCCGGTAGGGCTGGTAGACGCTCGCGTCCAGGCCCGGGGGGGTGTAGTAGCGGACCAGGTAGCTGTGGGGGTAGCGCTCCAGGATGGGCAGGCCCGCCAGGTAGACCGCCCGGAACAAGGTGGTGGAGACCTGGCAGAGCCCGCCCCCCACCCCCTGTTCCGTCCGGTCCCCCACGATGACGTAGGCCTCCTTGTACCCGGTCTTCTCGCTCACCTCCCCCACCGCCCGGTTGAAGGAGAAGGCCCCCGGGGCAACGAGGAGGCCGTCCAGGCGGGAGGCGGCCAGGCGGAGGTTGTGCACTCGGTTGGGGTGGGAGCCCCGGAAGTCCGTCTCCCCCGTGGCCAGGTGCGCCCGCACCCCCAGGGCGTAGAGGTCGCGCAGACTGGGCTTGGGCGGGGTGTAGCGGGCGGGGAGGAGGAAGGTGCGCCTTCCCTCGGCCCAGGCCTTCCGGAAGGCCAACAGGGCCTCCTTCTCGTCAAAGGCCACCCCCACCTTCTCCACCCCCCGCCACTTTCCCCCCATGAGGACGAACCGGGGGGGGCGGGCCTCCCGGGTCCAGGCCTTGAGGAGGGCCTTGAGCTCGGCCTCCGAGGCCACCGGTTGCCGCCTCGAGCCCACGTAGGTCCTGAGCTCCCCCTCCTCAATCGCGTCCTCCTTGAGGACCAAAACCGCCTCGGGGACGGGCTTGACCTCCAGGGCCAAGCCGAAGGAAAAGGCCAAGAAGAGGCCCAGCGCCCTCCCTAGGACCCTCCCGGCCTGGCCTGGGAGGGGGGCGTGGGGCCTACGCCCGAGCGCCGGAGTCCAAGCCCTCATTCCCCGAGTTTACTTCCAGGTAACCACCCTTTCCAGGGGGTGGCGGTGGTGGGGGAAGCCCTCTTCCTTCGGCTGCTTCTCCGCTAGGAGAATACCGAAAGGAGCACGCAGTATCGAGAACGCCCACTCTGTGGTACCATGTGCGTGTGGCTGGAAAGCAGGCCACCCTCACCTACAAAGCGGAAGAAGCTGGTAGGTGGGTTGTGGGGCTAGACCCCAAGCACACACGCCAGGATCGCCCGCTGTGCCGTCACAACGTCCTGGCAGGGGCTCGGACGGAGCCTTCGGGCACGGAGAAGACAAAGGCTGCTCCGTGAGACCCGAGAAGCCCCGTTCTTCAAAACGGGGAGTCGTCACGACCTGAAGGGTCGCCCCCATGCGGGGGGGTTTGCCTAGGCGCTTTATTTTGCAAGGTGATTGGTGCCACTCTTCACTTAATGTTGCCGGGGCCCCCAGCTTGGCTTGCGCCAAGCTGGGGTGGCTTACCGGGGCCCCCGTCCTGGCGCAAGCCAGGATGGGGTGGTATAAGGCCTGCGGCCCGGTAAAGCGCCTCCTCTTCCTCCTCCCGTAGGGGCCGCACCGCCCCCGGGGGCAGGTCCAGGAGCAAGGGCCCCAGGGCCAGGCGCTTCAGGTAAAGGACCCGGTTTCCCCGGGCCAGGAACATGCGCTTCACCTGGTGGAAGCGCCCCTCCCAGAGGACCAGCTCCACCCGGGTGGGGTCCTCGTCCCAGAAAAGCTCGGCGGGAAGGAGCCTCTTCCCGTCCAAAACGAGCCCCTCCCGGAAGGCCCTTCGGTCCTCCTCGGTGGCGGGGAGCTGGAGGTGGACCTGGTAGCGCTTCGCCACCTTGTGCCGGGGGTGGGTGAGGCGGTGGAGGAGGGTCCCGTCCGAGGTGAAGAGGAGGAGGCCCTCCGTGTCCTTGTCCAGCCGCCCCACCGCCTCCACCCGCTCCCGGTGGGCCTCGGGGAGGAGGCGGTAGACGCTCGGCCCCTCGGCCTCGCTCCGGCTGGTCACGTACCCGGAGGGCTTGTGCAGGAGGAAGTGGTGGTGGCGCCGGTAGGCCAAGGGCCTTCCCTCCAGGAAGAGGGGGGCCTGCTCCGGGTCCAGGAGGTGGCCGGGGTCCCTGATGACCTCCTCCCCCACCCGGACCAGGCCCTTCTGGATGAGGCGGCGCACCTCCTTGCGGCTTCCCAAGCCCAGCTGGGCCAGGACCTTGTCCAGCCGCTCTCCCCTCATAGCTCCCAGGCCCCCTCGAGCCAGGCCAAAGCCCCCCTGGCCTCCAGGCGGGCGAACTCTTCCGGCGTGAGCCCCCGGGCCTCCACCCGGCCCTCGCCCAGGCCCTGAAGGAGGGCCAGGCGCTCCAAGGGGTCCTTGGGCAGGCGGGAAGAGACCACCAGAAGGTCTATGTCGCTTTCCAGGTTAAAGCTCCCCCGGGCCACGGAGCCGAAGAGGAAGACCCTGGCCTCCCCCAGGACCCCCCGCACCCGCTCGGCGTAGCGGCGGGCCTCCTGAAGGCGCTCCTCCCACTCCCTGTACCGCCTTTCAAGGGCCCTCGAGGCCTGGGGCCGATGGGCAAGCTCCCGGTCCAAAGGCGCCATCCCCCTTATCCTAAAGGGGATGAGGCTCTACCAGCTGGACAGCTACGCCACCCGGTTCCAATCCCGGGTGGTGCGCTCCTGGAGCGAGGGGGGCCGCCACCTGGCGGTCCTCTCGGAGACCCTCTTCTACCCCGAGTCGGGCGGGCAGCCCTCGGACACCGGCGTCCTGCGGGGCCCCTTCGGGGAGGTGCAGGTCCTCCACGCCTTTGAGGAGGCCAAGGCCACGGGGGACGTGGTCCACGTGCTCTCCGCCCCCGTGCCCGAGGGCGTGGAGGTGGAGGGGGAGGTGGACTGGCCGAGGCGGTACCGGCACATGCAACGCCACACCGCCCAGCACATCCTCTCCCAGGCCTTCCTGCGGGCGGGCGGGTTCCACACGGTGGCGGTGAGCCTGGACGGGCCGGTCTGTACGGTGGACTTCGCCGAGCCTCCGGACGAGGAGGTGGCCCGCCGGGCCGAGGCCCTGGCGGCCTTCGCCGTCTACGCCAACTACCCCATCCGGGCCTTTGAGGTGGACGAGGAGGACCTCCCCCGCTACCCCCTGAGGCGGCCCCCCAAGGCCCGGGGCCGGATCCGGCTTGTGGAGATCGGGGAGTTTGACCTGGCGGCCTGCGGGGGCACCCACCTGCGCAGCTCGGCCGAGGCCGGGCCCATCAAGGTGCTGAAGGTGGAGCGGTACAAGGGGGGAAGCCGGGTCTACTTCACGGCGGGCTGGGAGGCCCTGGAGGACTACGCCCGCAAGCACGACCTCCTCCAGCGCCTGGCCCTGCGCTACTCCACCCAGGCCCTCGAGGTGGAAAAGCCCATCGCCAGGCTCGAGGAAGAGACCTACGCCCTCAAGGGCGAGGTCCAGGCCCTCCGGAAGGCCCTGGCCGAGGCCCTCCTGCCCCGGGCCTTGGAGGAGGGGAGGCTCCTCGTCCCCGAGGAGGTCCTACAGGATCTGGCCAAGGCCCTCCTGGGCTGGCCGAAGACGGTCCTCCTCCTCGCCGAGTCAGGCCGCTTCGCCCTGGTGGGGCCGGAGAAGGAGAGGGTCTTGGAGAGGCTGAGGGCCCTGGGGGCCAAGGGGGGCGGGAAGGAGATCGTAAGCGGGGTCCTGCCCCGGGAGCGGCTGACCGAAGTCTTGGAGGGGATCCATGTTTAGCGGCAAGGGCGTGCTGGTCACGGGAGGGGCCAGGGGGATCGGGCGGGCGGTGGTCCGGGCCTTCGCCCGCGAGGGGGCCAGGGTGGCCCTGTGCGACCTCAGGCCCGAGGGACGGGAGGCGGCCGAGGAGGTGGGCGGGTTCTTCGTCCAGGCCGACCTGGCCGAGGAGCGGGACCGGGTGCGCTTCGTGGAGGCGGCGGCGGAGGCCCTGGGCCGGGTGGACGTCCTGGTGAACAACGCCGCCCTCTCCGCCCCGGGCTCGGCCCTGACGGTGCGGCTTCCCGATTGGCGGCGGGTTCTGGAGGTGAACCTCACCGCCCCCATGCACCTCTCGGCCCTGGCGGCCCGAGAGATGCGGAAGGTGGGGGGTGGGGCCATCGTCAACGTGGCCAGCGTCCAGGG
This genomic stretch from Thermus filiformis harbors:
- the glmU gene encoding bifunctional UDP-N-acetylglucosamine diphosphorylase/glucosamine-1-phosphate N-acetyltransferase GlmU, with the protein product MAHAVVILAAGLGTRMKSRLPKVLHPLLGRPMLLYGVEAALATRPERVVVVLGHGREEVERALSGYPVEVAHQEAQLGTAHALSVAGPLLEGFPGPILVTQGDTPLLRPETLLRLLEPLKAGAGMALLTMELPDPTGYGRILRQGEEVLMSVEEKDASEEVRRIREVNAGAYAFDREVFRLLKEVRNENRSGEYYLPDLIALYRKEGRKVAAIRLEDPQEALGVNTRAQLAEVEAVLLGRLRRRWMEEGVRMILPETVYLEPTVELAPDVTLWPGVVLKGKTRVGEGCEVGAYAVLEDTVLEPGARVLPHTVAQGARLEAGADAGPFARLRPGAVLKEGAHVGNFVEVKNSVLHPGVKAGHLAYLGDAEVGAGANIGAGVITANYDGKRKHRTEIGEEAFVGSNAVLVAPVRVGRRALVGAGSVITHEVPDEALGIARARQRNIEGYRRRQEGRED
- the lgt gene encoding prolipoprotein diacylglyceryl transferase translates to MIQIGPLAIRWYGFLITLAIFVAFEMAKRRLRAWGLDAERFETVAFWAVVWGVVGARLLYVLTSWKEFAQDPISALYIWQGGLSFHGAVLFGALVFYYYHRRYGLPLHPYLDAATPGVALGIVAGRIGNLMNGSDTVGRLTTLPIGFTWPEWARGFPGVCPGISDISEIYRCETLVRGPVHLTQVYGALVGVILFFLALYWLRKRPFPGYAFWQFVLWYSLLRSVLEEPFRLNPLWLPVYVNEKLGIGLFTATQIFSIPLILLAWYMLRRLGSQAEGLQKPKEGKRR
- a CDS encoding glutaredoxin family protein, producing the protein MAFTLVTREGCGLCEKAERALWSLGIPYVREDVDRDPELRRLYTFRVPVLLWEGRVVLEGVFDERSLAELARLLEDGWTP
- a CDS encoding DUF456 family protein, with translation MDALADWLFVALWLAGVLLTFLPFVPATLIVLLGAFVHELLVGFKELSLGVWLGLGVLGLLALLLDNLAQLWGARRYGAGRAGLWGAFLGGLLGLFLGVVGVLVLPFLLAFLFEYLSGRKPLEALRAAWGTLVGMAGGVLGKAVLHLGMGLLVLRSIF
- a CDS encoding Rossmann-fold NAD(P)-binding domain-containing protein produces the protein MTFSVLKEEGTGLLPERRVALTPLGVGELVRAGARVYVEKGAGLGAGFSDEEYEAAGARVVYTREEALGRGEVLLRVSRPSLAEAEALPPGRILMGFLHLAVAESRLLEVFKEKDLRAVGYELIGEERPILRAMSEIAGRLSPQIAGRLLESPEGPGILLSGLAGIPPAEVVILGAGVLGRAAARSFLGLGASVYLLDKDLRALEAAHREAPGAVTALLTQARLERYVGFANVLIGAVAVPGERTPVLLSRALLEKARPGTVLLDFSIDQGGVAETSRPGVYKEAGVLHFALPNVPALVARTASHALTMTLLPYLLELIHKPLEEIPALARGLGGEA
- a CDS encoding acetyl-CoA hydrolase/transferase family protein; translation: MNYRKKLTHPEDAARLIQSGFRVFVSGNAATPTPILEALAARREELWNVELVHLLQMGHDPFAGPEMEGHFRRRSLFVGPADREAVNQGRADYVPIMLHQVPWLFKRGLLPLDAAIVQVSPPDEHGFCSLGVEVIASKAAIEAARIVIAMVNPRMPRTLGDTFVHVSRFTAIVEMDYPLPELKREGFGEVERRIGEHVAGLIEDGATLQMGIGAIPDAVLASLEGRRDLGIHTEMISDGVLEALEKGLITGSKKTLHPGKIIGTFALGSERLYRFIHDNPLFELHPTDYVNDPFVIAQNRKMVAINSAIEVDLTGQVVADSIGTRIYSGFGGQLDFIRGAARSEGGRPIIALPSTAKGQSRIVPLLKPGAGVVTTRADVHYVVTEYGVAELFGRSLRERALALIAIAHPDHREALMEAAWERRLIPRSYPGALDKPKG